Below is a genomic region from Garciella nitratireducens DSM 15102.
AGGGAATCCTTCTACTATTTTCACAGAATTTTTATTTCTTAAGTTCATAAGCCAAAGGATTCTCTTATTACTATCAGAGATAACAGTTGTATAAAGTAAATTGTCTTCATTTTTAGAAAATGAAAAATCTGGAGCAATTTTAGAAATAACTAAGTTTATTTTTTTTGTTTTAGGATCTAAAGTATATAAATTTAATTGTTCATTTTTATAAGCAGAAAAGACAATAATTTTTTTCTTTTTAGAATAATAAATTTGTTGTATATTATAATTAGTTCCTAAATTTATAGTAGAAATAATATAATTTGGATAATCTTTATTAGCTTGAATAATTTTTCCATCTTTTGTTCCATAATAGACATCATTATTAGGCGTTAAATAAAAATTAGAACTTATAAAATGATCAGAAGAAGAGATTTTAATTTTTTTATGGCCTGTATCATCAATCCAGTACAATTGTGAGTCCGATGCATCTATATTTTCTAAATAATATAACCCTGTTTCTTGTGCATCAAATTTGCTTGATTTAATATTTGATCTAGAGGAGAGGATCGGTCTTATTTTTTGATTTTTTAAGTAGTATAGAGATAAAGTATTTTTATTTTCTTGTTGGGATAAAGAATCTTTGTTTTGATCATCTTGGATTACTAAAGCAATGGTATCTCCACTAGAGGAGATGTCTGAAATAATCCCTGAGGTTAATGTTTTGAAATCTTGTATCTTATCAGTATCAGTATCTTTATTATTTTTTTGTTCTATGGGAGTATCAGATTTTTCTTTTACCGTTTTTGGCTTCTCTTGATTGATAAAAAGAGAAGTGCATCCTAAGCTAAATAAAGTTAGAGTCATTATAATAAAAAATTTTAACACTTTAGACATGTTTTCTCCTCCTTCCTTTTTATTATATCCAAAGAATCCAATGAAACGAAATCATATTATAGAAAATTTGTAATATGATTTATATATGATTATTCGATAGGTAATTTTATAGTTACTAGAGTTCCTTCATCTATTTCACTTTCCATTTCAATCGTTCCACCATGTTTTTCTACTAATTCTTTTACAATAGCTAAACCTAATCCGCTTCCGCCTAGATTTCTAGAACGTACTTTATCTATTCGATAAAAGGGTTCAAAAATTTTTCCTAATTCTTCTTTAGACATGCCAGATCCGAAATCTCGAATAGAAACTTCTACATAATTTCCATTTTGACTAGTATAAATTTCAATGGGGTTGTCTGGTTCAGAATATTTTATAGCATTATCAATGATATTAATAAATACTTGTTTTAAGCGATCATAATCTCCATTAATTTTAGGAAGGGGAGAAAAGTTAAAATGAATGTCGTTTTGATATTTTTTCCCTTTTACTCTCATTTGGGTGATTACATCATCTAATAATTGAAGAAGGTCTATTTGGCTTTTAATTAGATCAAATTCCATATTTTCTAATCTAGAAAGATCTAATAAATCATTGACAAGACGTAATAAACGATCGCCTTCTTTTTTGATTAAACTTATGCTTTTTTTTACTAATTCAGGATTTTCTACTCCTCGACGCATTAGCATGTCACTATAACCGATAATGGTAGTAAGAGGAGTACGTAATTCATGAGATACACTACTAATAAATTGTCTTTGTTTTTCTTCTAATTCCCTAATTTGTGTGATATCTCGGATTACAAAAATATATCCAATTGGTTTAGAATAAGTATGATGAATAATATTTGCATAAATCAAAAGATATCGATTATCTATGGAAATCTCTTTTGTAATTCCTTGTTGTTGTTGTTTTACCTCTTGATAAAGTTCTTCTATAAATGGATAAGAAAAAATAGAACTTATAATAGTATCCTCTTGTTTTATTTGAAAAATCTCTAATGCTGGTTCATTTATAGTAAGTAAGTTTTTATCATTATCTATCGCAAGAACCCCATCTTGTATAGAAGAAAGGACGGATTGTAATTTCTTTTTCTCAGAACGAATTTCATTTATTTTTTCTCTAATATTAATAACCATTTTATTAAAACTGCGTGTTAGTTCTCCAATTTCGTCATGGGAAACATAAGCGATTTGATGTTGAAAGTTTCCATTAGCAATTTCTTCAGAAGAGTCAATCAGTTCATATACAGGGGTTAATATTTTTCTAGTTAAATATACACTAACAAAATACATAGTAATTAACCCTAGAAATCCAGCTATTAGGAAAAGAATAATACTTTGATTGATCAATTCATCGACATCTTCTAAGGAATAAATATAAGATAAAACTCCTAATTGTTGATTTTCCATAATAATAGGAGAAGCAAAATAAATATATCTTCCTTCATCCAGATCTTTCACTACGTAAGCCTTTTCTCCTCGAGAGATAGCAATATTTATTTCTTCTCTTTCTTCTGTAGGAGATTCTATATCTATTGTAGTGGAATCTGCAAGTAAATTTTTTGATTGATCAAACAATTGAATTCTAATATTATTCTGTTTGGAAAGCTCCTCTGCTAGATAAGTACTATTTTCTTTAAAAATTTTTAATCTAGAATTCAAATGCTCTCCATCTTGAGATAAAATATATTGTTGAATAAAAAGATTTGCGTTATCACTATTTTGAATAAGTCGTTTTTCACTATATTGGATATTATAATATAACATTCCCTGAATTACGATGGTTGCTATGATAGTAAGTGCAAGTAAGATAATAATAATATTAGATAAAATTATTTTATAGCGAAGGGTAAATTTCATATTTTCATACTCTCCTCATTTTATAGCCTACACCAAAGACTGTTTGTAAATATTTTGGATTAGAAGAATGATCTCCAATTTTTTTCCGAATTCTTTGAATATGCATATCTACAGTACGAGTATCTCCAAAATAATCATAGCCCCAAATTTTTTCTAATAAATTTTCTCTAGGAAAAACTTGTTCTGGATGTTGTGCTAATAAATATAATAAATCATATTCTTTAGGGGTTAAATGGATTTCTTTATCTTTTAAGAGTACCTTTCTTTCATTTGGAATAATTTTTAGATCTCCATTTTCGATGATTTCGTTATTATCTTCTTTTTGCGGATTAGAAATACGGCGGATTAAAGCTTTTACTCTAGCTAAAAGCTCGCGATTATCGAAAGGTTTGGTGATATAATCATCAGCACCTAATTCTAATCCGAGAACTTTATCTACAATATCTGTTTTTGCAGTTAAAAGAATAATAGGAATGTTATACTTTTCGTTTACTTTTCGGCAAACTTCATAACCAGTGATATGAGGTAACATAATATCTAGGATAATTAAATCTGGATGAAAGTTTTCTACTTTTTCTAAAGCTTCTCTTCCATCATATGCAGTTTCTACTTGATAACCTTCAAATTCTAAATCTAATTTAATGAGATCGGTAATAGATGGTTCATCATCTACTACTAATATTTTTTCGTTCATAAAATCCACCTACCTTTTATATTCAATTATTTTTATTATATAGTATTTACCTTGATTTTTAAAGATAGACCTATTAAAATAATAATAAAGCAAATAGTTAAAATTGGAAGTGAGAGAAAAATATGAAAATTGTTGATACTGTTATAAGAGTTCGATATGCAGAAACTGATCAAATGGGAATTGTATATCATTCTAATTATATCATTTGGTTTGAAATCGGAAGAACCGATTGGTTTCGTAAAATAGGGCAAGATTATAAGAGCTTAGAAGAAAAGAATATATTACTTCCTGTAATAGGAGTGAATTGTCAATATAAAAAATCAGCACTTTATGATGACCTTGTTATTATTCGTACTTATTTAAAAGAGTTAAAGGGAGTTCGGTTGACGTTTCATTATGAAGTACTGCGAGAAAAAGACCGAGAATTATTAGCAGAAGGAGAAAGTCAGCATGCTTTTGTAGATAGGAATCAAAAGCCCATTGCGTTAAAAAAGAAATTTCCGGAAATTTGGGAAATGTTAAAAAATAATTTAGAATAGAAAAAGTTTTTATTTGATTGAATAAAATGGAATGTATTGGAAATCATATAATTATTAAGGCTTGAGGTAAACTGATTCTATCTTTTAAGATACATCATATTTTAGATGTATCTTCTTTTTTTGGCTTAAATATTATAAAATAATGATTAGAACTAAAAACAAATATAAAAATAGGAGTTATAAAACAATGAAAAAGGATATTCCAGTACAAAAAAATAAAAGATATCCATTAGTCATTCAAGATTTAGGGCATCGAGGGGAAGGAATAGGGAAAATAGATGGATTTACTATATTTGTAGAAGGAGCTATTCCAGAGGATAAAATTGAAGTTAAGATTGTAAAGATAAAGAGTCATTATGCCATCGGAAAGTTAGAAAAAATTATTACTCCATCTCTCTATCGAAGAATTCCTCCCTGTTCTATCGCAGAGAAATGTGGAGGATGTCAGATTCAGAAGATAGAGTATGAAAAGCAATTAGAATATAAAACACAATTAGTAAAAGATAATATAAAGAGAATTGGAAAGTTAGAGGATGTGACTATTTATCCTATCATTGGAATGGAAAATCCATGGAATTATCGGAATAAGGCACAATTTCCTATAGGACAAGACAAAGGAAAACCAGTATTAGGGTTTTATGCTCCTAAAAGTCATAAAATTATTTCTACAGATCAATGTTTTATTCAGCATCTCGTCAATCATAAAATTATAAATATTGTAAAAAATTTTATAGAAGAATTTGAAATCTCTATTTATAAGGAAGAACATCATAAAGGATTATTGCGTCATTTGGTTACCAAAGTAGGATTTAGCACACAAGAAGTTATGGTAATATTGGTAGTAAATGGAAGAGAACTTCCTTATTATGAAACGCTAGTTAACAAATTAAAAGAATCTATTCCAAATATTTCTAGTATATATTTAAATTATAATCAAAAGAAGACTAATACCATTCTTGGCAGTGAAAATCGATTGCTTTATGGGAAAGAGTATATTATAGATTATATAGGAGATATCAAATTTCAAATTTCTCCTTTATCTTTCTTTCAAGTAAATCCTATACAAACGAAAATTCTTTATAAAAAAGCTCTAGAATATGCAAATTTAAAGGGAAATGAAATAGTTTACGATATTTATTGTGGAATCGGAACAATTTCTTTATTTTTGGCCAAAAAAGCGAAAAAAGTTATAGGAGTAGAATCAGTAGAACAAGCAATCCAAGATGCTAAAAAAAATGCTAGATTAAATCAAATAGAAAATACAGAATTTTATACAGGAAAGGCAGAAGAAATAATTGAAAAACTATATGAACAAGAAGGGCAAGCTGACGTGATAGTCCTAGATCCACCCAGAAAAGGATGTCAATCAAAAGTATTAGATACCATTATCCAAAGGAAACCAGAA
It encodes:
- a CDS encoding TolB family protein, whose translation is MSKVLKFFIIMTLTLFSLGCTSLFINQEKPKTVKEKSDTPIEQKNNKDTDTDKIQDFKTLTSGIISDISSSGDTIALVIQDDQNKDSLSQQENKNTLSLYYLKNQKIRPILSSRSNIKSSKFDAQETGLYYLENIDASDSQLYWIDDTGHKKIKISSSDHFISSNFYLTPNNDVYYGTKDGKIIQANKDYPNYIISTINLGTNYNIQQIYYSKKKKIIVFSAYKNEQLNLYTLDPKTKKINLVISKIAPDFSFSKNEDNLLYTTVISDSNKRILWLMNLRNKNSVKIVEGFPHKAIFSSQENQIIYLDKTDPNNDLQNIWVYDLEKKKKKQIASNLKIASDIYWNPKGEGLLFSTYDTTENQLHSRVYLLKY
- a CDS encoding ATP-binding protein, coding for MKFTLRYKIILSNIIIILLALTIIATIVIQGMLYYNIQYSEKRLIQNSDNANLFIQQYILSQDGEHLNSRLKIFKENSTYLAEELSKQNNIRIQLFDQSKNLLADSTTIDIESPTEEREEINIAISRGEKAYVVKDLDEGRYIYFASPIIMENQQLGVLSYIYSLEDVDELINQSIILFLIAGFLGLITMYFVSVYLTRKILTPVYELIDSSEEIANGNFQHQIAYVSHDEIGELTRSFNKMVINIREKINEIRSEKKKLQSVLSSIQDGVLAIDNDKNLLTINEPALEIFQIKQEDTIISSIFSYPFIEELYQEVKQQQQGITKEISIDNRYLLIYANIIHHTYSKPIGYIFVIRDITQIRELEEKQRQFISSVSHELRTPLTTIIGYSDMLMRRGVENPELVKKSISLIKKEGDRLLRLVNDLLDLSRLENMEFDLIKSQIDLLQLLDDVITQMRVKGKKYQNDIHFNFSPLPKINGDYDRLKQVFINIIDNAIKYSEPDNPIEIYTSQNGNYVEVSIRDFGSGMSKEELGKIFEPFYRIDKVRSRNLGGSGLGLAIVKELVEKHGGTIEMESEIDEGTLVTIKLPIE
- a CDS encoding response regulator transcription factor, encoding MNEKILVVDDEPSITDLIKLDLEFEGYQVETAYDGREALEKVENFHPDLIILDIMLPHITGYEVCRKVNEKYNIPIILLTAKTDIVDKVLGLELGADDYITKPFDNRELLARVKALIRRISNPQKEDNNEIIENGDLKIIPNERKVLLKDKEIHLTPKEYDLLYLLAQHPEQVFPRENLLEKIWGYDYFGDTRTVDMHIQRIRKKIGDHSSNPKYLQTVFGVGYKMRRV
- a CDS encoding acyl-CoA thioesterase → MKIVDTVIRVRYAETDQMGIVYHSNYIIWFEIGRTDWFRKIGQDYKSLEEKNILLPVIGVNCQYKKSALYDDLVIIRTYLKELKGVRLTFHYEVLREKDRELLAEGESQHAFVDRNQKPIALKKKFPEIWEMLKNNLE
- the rlmD gene encoding 23S rRNA (uracil(1939)-C(5))-methyltransferase RlmD — encoded protein: MKKDIPVQKNKRYPLVIQDLGHRGEGIGKIDGFTIFVEGAIPEDKIEVKIVKIKSHYAIGKLEKIITPSLYRRIPPCSIAEKCGGCQIQKIEYEKQLEYKTQLVKDNIKRIGKLEDVTIYPIIGMENPWNYRNKAQFPIGQDKGKPVLGFYAPKSHKIISTDQCFIQHLVNHKIINIVKNFIEEFEISIYKEEHHKGLLRHLVTKVGFSTQEVMVILVVNGRELPYYETLVNKLKESIPNISSIYLNYNQKKTNTILGSENRLLYGKEYIIDYIGDIKFQISPLSFFQVNPIQTKILYKKALEYANLKGNEIVYDIYCGIGTISLFLAKKAKKVIGVESVEQAIQDAKKNARLNQIENTEFYTGKAEEIIEKLYEQEGQADVIVLDPPRKGCQSKVLDTIIQRKPERIVYVSCNPSTLARDLNYLESGGFKTVEIQPVDMFPHTPHVECVVLMSRVEK